The following proteins come from a genomic window of Lycium ferocissimum isolate CSIRO_LF1 chromosome 4, AGI_CSIRO_Lferr_CH_V1, whole genome shotgun sequence:
- the LOC132052498 gene encoding uncharacterized protein LOC132052498: MSTEEENAIEAVAVARRERLRALREAQELLQTPDNDDDDNNNSNTNQDDEDQNDVQMKFRNYLPHDKQLQEGKVAPPALPKFEDPMATLPPPEEKKEDPFLNIVPKKPNWDLRRDVQKKLDKLEKRTMKALAQLMEEEEKKRKMAEEDAENGEE, encoded by the exons ATGTCGACGGAGGAGGAAAACGCCATAGAGGCGGTGGCAGTGGCCCGTAGGGAGAGGCTGAGAGCCCTCAGAGAAGCTCAAGAACTTCTTCAAACCcctgacaatgatgatgatgataataacaaCAGCAACACTAACCAAGACGATGAAGACCAAAA TGATGTCCAAATGAAGTTCCGGAATTACCTGCCACATGACAAACAGCTTCAAGAAGGCAAAGTCGCTCCACCAGCACTCCCAAAGTTCGAAGACCCTATGGCCACTCTACCTCCACCCGAAGAGAAGAAAGAG GATCCGTTTTTAAATATCGTCCCCAAGAAGCCAAACTGGGACCTGCGAAGGGATGTGCAAAAGAAACTTGACAAGCTTGAGAAACGCACCATGAAGGCACTCGCTCAACTTATGG aggaagaagaaaagaagaggaaaatggCTGAAGAGGATGCTGAAAATGGTGAAGAATAG
- the LOC132052497 gene encoding miraculin-like — protein sequence MKAALLLLLLSVITTFANSAPSLEPEPVLDINGKILRTHTTYFVVPVKHGKYEGISLESTGNEKCQLGVVQQLYGGHGSPVALFPVNPKKGVIRVSTDLNIAMFSTHECDQSTVWQLENYDSKTGKYFIKDGGVEGNPGPQTIRNWFKIEKHGRSYKFVYCPSVCSYCKVICKDVGVYMVNGQRRLALSDVPLVFNFRKEVTP from the coding sequence ATGAAGGCGGCTTTGCTATTACttcttctttctgtcattaccACCTTCGCAAATTCTGCACCTTCACTTGAACCAGAACCAGTTCTTGATATAAATGGCAAAATTCTCCGAACACACACAACATATTTTGTAGTGCCAGTAAAACACGGAAAATATGAGGGGATTTCTTTAGAAAGCACTGGCAATGAGAAATGTCAACTTGGTGTCGTACAACAATTATACGGCGGGCACGGAAGTCCTGTGGCATTATTCCCAGTGAACCCTAAGAAAGGCGTAATACGCGTGTCTACTGATTTAAACATCGCGATGTTCAGCACCCACGAGTGTGATCAATCCACTGTGTGGCAACTTGAGAATTACGATTCGAAAACTGGCAAGTATTTTATTAAAGATGGTGGTGTTGAAGGAAATCCTGGTCCTCAAACTATAAGGAATTGGTTCAAGATTGAGAAGCATGGACGAAGTTATAAATTTGTTTATTGCCCATCAGTGTGCAGTTATTGTAAAGTCATTTGCAAAGATGTTGGCGTTTATATGGTCAACGGACAGAGACGTTTGGCACTCAGCGATGTCCCTCTTGTGTTCAACTTCAGAAAGGAAGTTACTCCTTAA
- the LOC132053976 gene encoding kunitz trypsin inhibitor 5-like, protein MTLFRCIEPVLDINGKILRTEKTYFIIPINGEKYGALAVENIDNETCQLRVLQKNYVEPHALEFIPIDKKKGVIRVLIRVCDLNCLPSIMWQLEKYDSKKGKYFINVGPKSTRNWFKIEKYGQGYKFVYCPPVCNNCKVICKDIGVRMVKGVRRLALSDVPLVFNFKKEILIGR, encoded by the exons ATGACCCTTTTCCGTTGTATTGAACCAGTTCTTGACATAAACGGCAAAATTCTCCGAACAGAAAAAACGTATTTTATAATTCCAATAAACGGCGAAAAATACGGTGCCCTTGCTGTCGAAAACATCGACAACGAGACATGTCAACTTCGTGTCCTGCAAAAAAATTACGTCGAACCACATGCCCTTGAATTCATCCCAATTGATAAAAAGAAAGGTGTAATACGTGT GTTAATACGTGTCTGCGATTTAAATTGTCTTCCATCGATAATGTGGCAGCTTGAGAAGTATGATTCGAAAAAAGGGAAGTATTTTATTAATGTTGGTCCTAAGAGTACGAGGAATTGGTTCAAAATTGAGAAGTATGGGCAAGGTTATAAGTTCGTTTATTGTCCTCCAGTGTGCAATAACTGCAAAGTAATTTGTAAAGATATTGGAGTTCGTATGGTCAAGGGAGTTAGGCGTTTGGCGCTCAGTGATGTTCCTCTTGTGTTCAACTTTAAGAAGGAAATTCTTATAGGTCGTTGA
- the LOC132053977 gene encoding kunitz trypsin inhibitor 5-like, translated as PSPVLDINGDKVRAGLNYFVLPVIRGRGGGFFPSNVKQNNTCPRDIIQDANEVQQGLPVVFTPVDPKKGVVRLSTDLNVRFFTQTICARETIWKVGEYNDKLKQYFVVTGGVEGNPRPQTVSNWFKIEKLGSDYKFVLCPSVCTFCKVICKDVGIFIQDGVRFLALSDTPFRVMFKKTF; from the coding sequence CCATCTCCAGTCCTTGATATTAACGGCGATAAAGTCCGAGCTGGTTTGAACTACTTCGTATTACCAGTGATACGAGGAAGAGGGGGCGGGTTTTTCCCATCCAACGTTAAACAAAACAATACTTGTCCTAGGGACATTATTCAAGACGCCAACGAGGTCCAACAAGGATTGCCTGTGGTTTTCACCCCAGTGGATCCAAAAAAAGGCGTAGTTCGTCTATCCACTGACCTTAATGTCAGGTTTTTTACTCAAACTATTTGTGCAAGAGAGACTATTTGGAAAGTTGGTGAGTATAATGATAAGTTGAAGCAGTACTTTGTGGTTACTGGTGGAGTTGAAGGGAATCCACGGCCTCAAACTGTGAGCAATTGGTTCAAGATTGAGAAACTTGGGTCGGATTATAAGTTTGTGCTCTGTCCTAGTGTGTGCACGTTTTGTAAGGTTATTTGCAAAGATGTTGGGATTTTCATTCAGGATGGTGTTAGGTTTTTGGCTCTCAGTGACACTCCATTTAGGGTCATGTTCAAGAAGAC